The Calliphora vicina chromosome 3, idCalVici1.1, whole genome shotgun sequence genome contains a region encoding:
- the LOC135954569 gene encoding pupal cuticle protein C1B-like: protein MFKFIAVILALIACAAAKPGFAYTAPAGVVTATSSQFVARNHNGIVSTPVVAPVAAPVVAKTFAAPFVAPAAYAAPLAYSAPLHYAAAPVLF, encoded by the coding sequence atgttcaaattcaTCGCTGTTATCCTTGCTTTGATTGCCTGTGCTGCTGCCAAGCCCGGATTTGCTTACACTGCTCCCGCTGGAGTTGTTACTGCCACCAGCAGCCAATTTGTTGCCCGCAACCACAATGGTATTGTCTCGACTCCCGTTGTTGCTCCCGTAGCTGCTCCTGTTGTTGCTAAAACTTTTGCTGCTCCATTTGTAGCTCCAGCTGCCTATGCTGCTCCTTTGGCTTACTCCGCTCCTTTGCACTATGCCGCTGCTCCAGTTTTATTTTAA
- the LOC135954567 gene encoding cuticle protein 16.5-like: MFKFAVVIFALIACAAAKPHLIGAPLAYTAPAAVVAAPAPFVTATSSQVIARNYNGIATAPIVAPVAAPVVAKAVAPVAFAAPVARYASAYATPFAYTAPVVAKYAAAYTHPLAYSAPVVAKYAAPLSYSAPLTYAAAPALW, from the exons atgttcaaattc GCTGTTGTCATCTTTGCTTTGATTGCCTGTGCTGCTGCCAAACCCCATTTGATTGGTGCTCCTTTGGCTTACACCGCTCCCGCTGCCGTTGTTGCTGCTCCAGCTCCATTTGTTACTGCCACCAGTAGCCAGGTTATTGCTCGCAATTACAATGGCATTGCTACCGCTCCCATTGTAGCTCCTGTAGCTGCCCCTGTTGTAGCCAAAGCTGTTGCCCCAGTTGCTTTCGCTGCTCCTGTTGCCAGATACGCCTCCGCTTATGCAACTCCTTTCGCTTACACTGCTCCTGTTGTAGCTAAATATGCTGCTGCCTACACTCATCCTTTGGCCTACTCTGCTCCCGTTGTTGCTAAATATGCTGCTCCTTTGTCCTACTCAGCACCTTTGACTTATGCCGCCGCTCCTGCTTTGTGGTAA
- the LOC135954564 gene encoding cuticle protein 70, isoforms A and B-like isoform X2, protein MFKFAVVIFAVIACAAAKPHLIGAPLAYTAPAAVVAAPAPFVTATSSQVIARNYNGIATAPIVAPVATPVAAPVVAKYAAAYTHPLAYSAPVVAKYASAYSHPLAYSAPLTYAAAPALW, encoded by the exons atgttcaaattcgCCGTTGTCATCTTCGCTGTCATTGCCTGTGCTGCTGCCAAACCCCATTTGATTGGTGCTCCTTTGGCTTATACTGCTCCCGCTGCCGTTGTTGCTGCTCCAGCTCCATTTGTCACCGCCACCAGTAGCCAAGTTATTGCTCGCAATTACAATGGTATTGCTACCGCTCCCATTGTTGCTCCCGTAGCTACACCTGTTG CTGCTCCAGTTGTAGCCAAATATGCTGCCGCTTACACTCATCCTTTGGCTTACTCCGCTCCCGTTGTTGCCAAATACGCCTCCGCTTACTCTCATCCTTTGGCCTACTCAGCACCTTTGACTTATGCTGCTGCACCTGCCTTGTGGTAA
- the LOC135954564 gene encoding cuticle protein 16.5-like isoform X1 yields MFKFAVVIFAVIACAAAKPHLIGAPLAYTAPAAVVAAPAPFVTATSSQVIARNYNGIATAPIVAPVATPVVAKTVDAYTAPIAAAYTAPVVAKYAAAYTHPLAYSAPVVAKYAAAYTHPLAYSAPVVAKYASAYSHPLAYSAPLTYAAAPALW; encoded by the coding sequence atgttcaaattcgCCGTTGTCATCTTCGCTGTCATTGCCTGTGCTGCTGCCAAACCCCATTTGATTGGTGCTCCTTTGGCTTATACTGCTCCCGCTGCCGTTGTTGCTGCTCCAGCTCCATTTGTCACCGCCACCAGTAGCCAAGTTATTGCTCGCAATTACAATGGTATTGCTACCGCTCCCATTGTTGCTCCCGTAGCTACACCTGTTGTTGCTAAGACTGTTGATGCTTATACTGCTCCAATTGCTGCTGCCTATACCGCTCCCGTTGTTGCCAAATATGCTGCTGCTTACACTCATCCTTTGGCTTACTCTGCTCCAGTTGTAGCCAAATATGCTGCCGCTTACACTCATCCTTTGGCTTACTCCGCTCCCGTTGTTGCCAAATACGCCTCCGCTTACTCTCATCCTTTGGCCTACTCAGCACCTTTGACTTATGCTGCTGCACCTGCCTTGTGGTAA